In Eubacteriales bacterium mix99, the DNA window TCCGCAGCGCCTCCTGCAGCTGTGTCAGATGGGTCCCCGGAATAAAGATTTCAATTTTGCAGTACTTAAAACGTTCCATGCATGTCTCTCCCCGTTTCATGATTTTACAGACGTTTATTTGGCCTTGCTGCTGTCTTCAAAGATAATGGCCTGCAGCGCCTCCCTGTTCTTTGGAAGATCCGGAACCATTACCAGCATCTTACGAATCCACGCGGATTCATAGGTGCCGTCCAGGGGAATCCGATTCTCTTCAATCTTCTCAGGATGGAACCGGAAAACATTATATACCAGGCTGATCATTTCATTGTTGGTAAGGTCCGTTGAAATATAGGGGAACAGGGCATCCACCATGTTCGTGAGCTCCGGCAGTCCCAGAGTCTTTACCTTTTGAAACGCAGAAAGCATAACGTTTCGCTGCCGCTGTGTCCGCTCAAAGTCATTGTTCCCGACCTTGCGGATCCGCGAATAAGCCAATGCCAGCTTCCCGTCCATATGTACCTTTCCCTCGGACAGGCCCGAAAACCCCTGCTCCTTCAGGTGAGCTGCTTCCTTCGCATTGATGTCGATATCCACTCCTCCGATCTTGTCAATCACTTTCTGAAAGCCGTCAAAATCCACTTCAACATTGCCGTCTATTTTCATAAGAAAGTTCTTTTCCACCGTGGCATCCAGCAGTTTCATTCCTCCGAAGGCATAAGCTGCATTGATCCGGTTGTCGCTGTATCCCGGTATCTGCAGATACATATCCCTCATAAGGGATGTGATCTTCACTTTCTGATTCCGTTTGTTGACCGTGAGAATCATCATGGAATCCGAACGGGCTCTGTCCTCCCCGGGCCTCTTGTCCTGCCCGATCAGCATGATGTTCATAATATCCTTGTCCTTCATAATGTCCCCGCCTTCGGGCCACTTCAGATCCTCCGGATTCATTGTTGCATGAGGATCGTCCCCTTCCTCCTCATTCGTCTCAAAATATTCGTCCTCCGGCTTGATCGTTTCCTTTGCCTCCTTGCGCGAGATCTTGTTCAGCTCGGATTGCGCAAAAAAATAGACCCCGGAACAACCACCGATCAGAACTACCAAAATAACAATGACAACAATCGGCCATTTTTTTCTCTTGCCTTTTTTGCCTTTTCCCATGTTGATTCCCTCCCTCTCAACCCCAATACACCGTTTCCGGCATAACAGTAATTAATCAGATTGTAGCACCATTGCCACCTGCTTGTCCATACTTTCCATATTTCTTCCAATCCATGCTCCCACAAGGGGGCGGCGTCCTCCTGCAATTCTCCAGAACCTCCGCAAGCTCTTTTCTGCATTTCCCAATGATATCCGGTAAATCCTGTTGGAAGACATACTCGCACACTCCTGCAAATGCCGGCTGGCAGACTGCATTCTTCCATCTTTTGCGATCCTGGAGATATACATAGGATCATCTCCTATCCTATACGAAACAGACTTCAGGGTATTCAGGGCATAGCCTCGCCCCTGCTGCTTTTCAGCAGCAAAAAGGATGGATGCTGTGTCCTCATTTCAGGCGGCCCTGCGCCGAAACAGCTAAGGCTTTCCTCATGATTTTTTAGTTCGGGTTCAGTCTTTGTCCTATTATACGTTGATAGCTATTTAAAACATTTGATATGAAAATCATAGCACAATTACTATGATAATACAACAAAAATGGAAAATTAATGGAAAATTTATGATGAATCAGGCTGGAATATGTTGATATATGTCATTTCTAACATACGATATGCTGCATGGTTCTGAAACGAATCAGCGCAACGGGAGCAGGATCCCGATATGGTAAGCAATCCCGCCCATGAGCATTTCCTGGCACCATCATCAGGAAAATAAGTCTCCGGTTATACTGCCATTCTCATAATACGGCAATCCATCATTCCATCATTCTCAGGCTGTCGCTCCTTGCCGGAAAGCTTCAGATATAGCCGGCCCCGGATCTTTGGAGGATTCAGGTGGCTCTGACGTTCCTGGAGGCTGACCCGGCGTTGGCGTCTCCGGAGACGGATCCGGCGTTGATGTTGGCCCTGGAGTCGGAGTGGGCTTTGGTGTTGGAGTGGGCGAGGGCTTTGGAGTCGGCGTGGATGTCGGCCTTGGAGTGGGTTTGGGAAACGGCTTTGGCGTCCCCGGAGACGGTGTGGGTCTTGGTGTCGGAGTCGACGTGGACGTCCCTGGAGACGAGGAAGGATCTGGCTTTGAGGTCTTGGGTGGCTTTGACTTCCGGGGTTTCTTAGATGGCTTCGGTCTCCCGGCAGAAGGATGATGCGATGTACCCGGTTTATTGGTGTTGGCAGTCGGAGGCGTCTGCCTGGACGACTGTGACTGATTATGCTGCCGATTATCGGTCGCAGCGGTCCTGGATTGCTGCTCCCTGGCTTCCACTGCTTCTGCTGCTGTCTGCCACTGTTCCTTATTGGCATTCCCCTCAGGTTCCGCACCCCGAGCATCATTTGCTTCCTCATTCCCTTTATCTTCCTCAATGGATTCCGTAGCATCTTCCTCATCAATCATTTCTCCATCGTTGACCTCGTCCTCATTCTCTCCCATTTCATCATCCTGCACCTCATCTTCCGCCACAGGATCATCATTCATGTTTCTATACCTGTCGTTCCCTCTGCTTTTACCAGCAACGGATACGATCACCACAGTAGATATGACTAAAACCGCTGTAACACCAATGATAATTTTGTCCCGCATGCCCACTTGATTCGCCTCGTTCCTGTTTTCTCCATCTTTTCATCTATCGGTTTATCATCCCGGACATCCTATCCAATCCCTTTGCAGATGCACCGTCATGCTTCTCATTCATTTGTTTCAATGCCTGCCATGTGGTTTGATCTCCTGCACTCAGGCAATCCTCTTATAATAACCTATCGGATTTTTCAACAATTTATTTAACTTTTGATGTGTTTGTGTTTCCATGTATCCGCGGAGTGGCGATCACAAAGGGGCTGCCGCACAAAGCGAATAAAAATCGCTTATGCAGCAGCCCCTTTCAATTGAACAATATTGCCTAAAAAGGCACAAATTCATCCATCCATTCTCTTTTGAGCCAATTGCAGCTACTGTTTTCAGGAAATAAAGTGAACTTCAAAGTTTCTTGAAACCCTGCTTTTCAATATTCTCTTTCTCTGGAACCGGACGATATTTTTCCGGCGTTTCATATTTTGGAGTGTCAGCTTTGGCAGCTTCCAACTCTTTCTCCGCTTCTGTTATTTGTGCATCTAAATCCAGGATGGAAGACTCTTCCTCCACTTTCGGGAACGTCTCAGGAACTGGAGTTTGAGCAAGCAGGCGAAGCTTGGTTATGATTTCCTGTGCATCACGCTGTGCGCTTGCATATGTAATACTGGATTGATCGACGGTATGGGAAATCAAAAGAATTTCAGACATAAAACCATTGATATTAACCATAACGCCAAGATGATTGCAAGTCGGAATAGAATTTGAAGTACTTATTGAGTTTGTCTTTGTCTTTCCTAATCCAATACCTCCTGCCACCGCACCTACCCTGCCCAAAAGTAACCCTCCCGCTACAGCACCACCCAAAGATGCATGTTTCCTGGCTTTTCCGCTTTCATGGGTTTCGATCCGATAGGAATTTTCAACATTTAACTCTGCTCCTTTGATACTTGAAAAAACAGTCTCAGATTGATTGATCCGCACTTTCCCTTCAACCGGGCTATACATCAACTTTCCACCGCAGATATTTTCCCATCGTGCATTGGAAATGCTTTGTATTTTGGAAATCCGCCCTTTTATAAGCTTTTGCTTTTTTGCTTCAATCCGGTGAATACGCGCATCATATTTTGCATCTTCATTCTTATGCACGCTGTTCATAACTTTGTCATGGAACAAAGGATCCTCTTCGAAACGCATACGGTTTTTTTCTTCTTTGGAAGTATAAATACCATTCTTTTTCTGCACTTTAACGGACTGTTTATAGAGCCTGGAAATGATGTAATCCCGTTGCTTTTCTTTTTTCCAGAACAGCTTTTTTACACCCAAAAAGATAAGTAATAATGCCGGAATAATCAGCACAAGGCACGAAATTCCTGCACCTCCTGCAAGGGCCAATAAACCCATTAACAATAGAAGTCCGCCAAGAATATCAAAAATGATACCACCACCAGATAAAAGAATTTTTCTTTTATCTTTATCAGACAGAGAATCAAAAGATCTTTCCTTAAGCTCCATGATAAAAGGCTTCCTCTCTCAAAAATAAATGTTTACGCAAGCTTCGGCGCCTGTGAAGGAAATAAAAATGTCCGCTCCAGATCATTCTGACAAAATAAAGTTATCCAGAAAAATAAGCCATCAAGCCAAAGAAATTCCGTGCATAATGAAAGTATATCAGGAAAATAAGAGATCCGTCAATAAAAGCATCTCCTTTTGCTCTCCTTTTTCCAGGCAAAATTCAACATACTCCCATAAATAGAAAGAGAGCCAGACTTCTCCGACTCCCTCAGGTATGCGTCCGCAAACACATACCCCAACTACTGAAATAAGTTGATATATATCATTTCTTAACATACGATAGGCTGCATGAATTCCATCATTCACTCGGATGCCTGTTCCCTGCCGGGAAGCCTCAGATATAACAGGTCCCGGATCTTTGAACGGCTCAGGCGGTTCTGACGTTCCTGGAGTCTGCCTCGGTTTTGGCGTCTCCGGAGGCGGACCCGGCGTTGATGCCGGCCTTGGTGTCGGAGTCGGCGCAGGCTTCCTGGGGAACCAACGCTTGCCAATGTCCCTTCTTACCACTCTCTTTGGGAAAGAGTCACCGGTAAGGATAAACGGATGAAGCTCTGCCTTGACTTTACTTTTTCATTAATCTTTTCAAGTTCTCATTGAACTTATAGCCTATAAGGAAGAAATATTCAGTATCCGTTTTCTTGCCGGCGGAAGCCCCGATCCTGAGATGAAAGGGGAGGAGCATTATGGTAAGGAGAGGACTGTTATGATAAAGATACCACTGCATTGTCGGAATGGGACAAATCCAGGGATGGAATCGATTTTCCCATAGAGGCGCTGATCAAATCCAGCAATGCATTGGCGCGTTTCTGGAAAAACCCGTTGAATTCATCCTCCTGAAGATCTGCCATGGAAATGTGATGCGTTTCCACATATTTGGTCAAGTCATCTTTGCTGACATGACCTGCATTTTCAAGTGCCTTAAGATAAACACTCGGTTTATTTCCGCCGATAATGCGATTGGAATGCGCGGTAAGAGGCGTTTTGTTTACAATGGAGTTCCACTTGCTTTTCTCATAGCCTTCCTTCATACAGTAAGATTTTGGGAAAATGTGATGGATATCAATGTTTTCCTCCAGAAAAGTTGAAAAGTCCATGGGCCTTCCACTGACAAAATCAACTGCCCCTGACTGCAGAATTAATGCCATAACTCCTTTGTATGCAGCACTGAGACGATTCTGCATGGACAGCAGCCGCTCAGGATCAAAGCCGGCGCGGGATACGGTATTTGGTTCCAGCCCTCCGTCCAGCCACTCCATCACACCCGTTACATCATTTGCAAAGCGCGTTTCATTGGCACTGCCATACATTTCGCCAAATACCCCGCACCAATACCATCTGACGAGCTTTCGTCTTACTGTACTGTCCAGCGTCCTGTTTTTAAGGACAGCAAACAAAACGGATAAAGGAATCAGCTGCGTGGTATATGGCAGATCACGCTTACAGAAGATACGCTGCTCTCTCAGAAAATTACCGGTCTGGATGAAACCATGCATGAGGTCATCCGCATATTTCCGATAATCCCGGAGCTTTAAATCCAGGACATCACGTTTTTTACAGCTGACAGCCATACCGCCGCTTTTGTAATTATAATAACGGCTCACCAACGTAACTGCTGTCAGAAAGTCCGTATTGGAGACAGTGGAAAGCAGATTCACCTGTTCGCACATGTTCTCACAGCGATGTTCCCAGTCTTTGCGCAAATCAAAATTATCCACTGCAAAAGAGGCTGTGACCAGTTCGAACACAGTCAGCGATACCCCTCCGGTGTTTACATTTTCAAAAACCTGACAAACGGCCTCTTTGGGTATATTCTTCCGTAAGGTTATGACGGGCACCTTATAGCTCTGCATAGGTATCAGGACCGCTGCATTGAACTGTGCGTATCTTTCCAATATGTCCCTGTCATAGTGATAATATCTCTGGTAATCATTCATCCACATACTGCAGGCATAGTTATCAAATACAATATTGAGAGGGAACATGTGACTTTCAAACTCCTTCTCCCGGGTGCTGAGATCCAAAACTATCCTGCGCCCAAAATCCTCTTTTATGATTTTGTCTTCCGGCACAGAAATAATGGAATCGATGCGATCGATGCCGGACAGGCATTTCTCTATATCCATATAGTAAAATCGTTTCACGTCTTTATGTTTCTGCGTCTGAGTAGGAACCGCTTCCCTGCAGTACATGGCACAATAAATGGAAGTAAGCCGCTGCTGCCCGTCCAGAACCAAAGTATCCGGACTGCAGTCCACATTAGAGCCTGTAAAAGGACGATGCTTGAAGCGAATGGAACTGCCGTTGTACTCCAGGAACATCAAAGCCCCAATCGGATAGGAGTTGGAAATACTGGCAATCAAAGCCCGGATTCGATCCGTATCCCAGACCCATCCTCTTTGAAAATCGGGAAGCTGGATATTCCCCTGATCGATATCCCTTAAAATGTCTGCCATTGATATATCGTTTGATTTATAGGTACTTGTCATTTCTCAATCCTTTCGTATGACCATGCTCCCGCAAAGGTGAGGAGAATACAGATCCATTCATAATTCTCTCTTTCTGGTTACAGTTTACAGAAACTCGATATCCTCCAAATATTGAGCATGATGATAAATAATATTTTCAATTATCTCTTGACACATGTGCCACAATATTATATGATAAATTTGTGGCACATAATAAAGGAGGTGTTATCACTGCCGCCCAACAAAAAGGTGGGCCGTCCAACTGATAATCCAAAGCGTCATAACGTAAAAGCCCGTATCGATGACGAAACCTACCATATTTTAGACAACTATTGCAGGACAAACGGAAAGTCCAAATCAGAGGGCATCCGCGACGGA includes these proteins:
- a CDS encoding LCP family protein yields the protein MGKGKKGKRKKWPIVVIVILVVLIGGCSGVYFFAQSELNKISRKEAKETIKPEDEYFETNEEEGDDPHATMNPEDLKWPEGGDIMKDKDIMNIMLIGQDKRPGEDRARSDSMMILTVNKRNQKVKITSLMRDMYLQIPGYSDNRINAAYAFGGMKLLDATVEKNFLMKIDGNVEVDFDGFQKVIDKIGGVDIDINAKEAAHLKEQGFSGLSEGKVHMDGKLALAYSRIRKVGNNDFERTQRQRNVMLSAFQKVKTLGLPELTNMVDALFPYISTDLTNNEMISLVYNVFRFHPEKIEENRIPLDGTYESAWIRKMLVMVPDLPKNREALQAIIFEDSSKAK
- a CDS encoding DUF262 domain-containing protein — translated: MTSTYKSNDISMADILRDIDQGNIQLPDFQRGWVWDTDRIRALIASISNSYPIGALMFLEYNGSSIRFKHRPFTGSNVDCSPDTLVLDGQQRLTSIYCAMYCREAVPTQTQKHKDVKRFYYMDIEKCLSGIDRIDSIISVPEDKIIKEDFGRRIVLDLSTREKEFESHMFPLNIVFDNYACSMWMNDYQRYYHYDRDILERYAQFNAAVLIPMQSYKVPVITLRKNIPKEAVCQVFENVNTGGVSLTVFELVTASFAVDNFDLRKDWEHRCENMCEQVNLLSTVSNTDFLTAVTLVSRYYNYKSGGMAVSCKKRDVLDLKLRDYRKYADDLMHGFIQTGNFLREQRIFCKRDLPYTTQLIPLSVLFAVLKNRTLDSTVRRKLVRWYWCGVFGEMYGSANETRFANDVTGVMEWLDGGLEPNTVSRAGFDPERLLSMQNRLSAAYKGVMALILQSGAVDFVSGRPMDFSTFLEENIDIHHIFPKSYCMKEGYEKSKWNSIVNKTPLTAHSNRIIGGNKPSVYLKALENAGHVSKDDLTKYVETHHISMADLQEDEFNGFFQKRANALLDLISASMGKSIPSLDLSHSDNAVVSLS
- a CDS encoding ribbon-helix-helix domain-containing protein — its product is MINLWHIIKEVLSLPPNKKVGRPTDNPKRHNVKARIDDETYHILDNYCRTNGKSKSEGIRDGIRKLDPNTKKV